The window CATTAGAGCATATCTGCCGGACGTTAGACATTAGCCTTCATGATTTGCTTGTTATGGAAGATGAGTAGCACAATGTCGCACCCGTACCGCCATCTATACGGCTCGCAGAGCCATGCTGTCGGGTTTACACCAATCCTAGTCCAACTTATGTTAAAAGCCTGTAAAAGCCTTCTATGCGTCCTCAGAGGTATTAAGCGAGCCGCCCGAAGCGACAGGGCGGAGCGACCGCGAAACTCTATCTTTGATTCTTGAGTAAAGTATCCCATGTGAAAGAATTGCTCTTGAGAAAAACCGCCGCCCTCCGTAGGAGTGGCGCGCAATCAAGGATATTCTTTCAAATCTTCTTTACAGGTATGGATACAAAAAGGTTTATAGTATTTATTCTATATACAAACCAAAATTTTGTGATTGAGAAGATGCTCAAACCAAATATATGGGGCTGACAGTCCCCTCAATCCAAAACTTTGGGGCAATAAACCTCATTTTCTTTGGGCTTTAGCGGTTGCTCTAACACTGAAACAGGGCGGCTCTTTACGATGCAGTTCCGTCTAACAGCTGTGCCTGTCGTTCGATTTTATTACTCAGTTCCGTACACAAGTCCAGTATGATGCTGTGATAGTTGACCAATGAAAGCATCCCCATCTCATTCGTCGCCGCATTGCGTATATCTTGCTGTATTCGTTTCGCATACGACTCATAGAAGTCCTTGTGCTTTATCGTTGGCAAGACTGCCGTAACAACAGCTTCCCGAAACAAATCTTGCTTGTCTCGATAGACTTCCTTTTCCAAATCTTCCATTTGCTCTAACACCACGTCATAGTTGGACTTTGTATAGACATGGCGAATGAACCCATGAATAGCTTCCGACAAGACGAGATAGGGGTTCAGTGCTGTATTCAGTCGATAGAAGTTCCGCCGCCCACGTCGTTGAACCTCAATAAACTGTTTCTTCTGCAACTCCTTTAACTTGGAGCATACCGTATTCTCGCTAAGTCCTAGATGCAGAGCCATCACTTGCTGATTGATGGCATACCACTCTGTGATTCCACGTTTCCGTCCTCTATCCAACATGCCCCACGACACAAGTTCAAGCAGTACATTGACCGCATTGCCGTCCAAAAAGAAACAGCGGCGGATTTCTTGTGGAACTTTCGCATAAAACGTCGTGTTGGCTTCATGAAGCATTGTCGCTTCCTCTCCGTCGGGCTGTTCTGCACATGTATTTCGGAACAAACCTGACTGTAGTTCCTCCCAATTCGTTAATTTCATGTCCATCGTTGCTTTCCTCCCCAAATTTTGACTGAGTGGGCGGCTAGCCTAACCACGTGACCTACTCTTTATGTAAACTGCTCGTCAGCAGAGTTCTTTCTTACGCTGTAACAATCGCTGTAAAGGTCAGTTCAGTTGCGGACAGAATCAATATGCTTCGAGTTTGCCGCCCTACTATGAATTTCGTGCTATCCATACAAGAAGATGCGACTTCTGACCATTTCACCCTCCCTATCGAGACAAGATATTGTACAGTTGCGGCTCAAAATAGAAAAACCTCAAGAAAGCGAAGATAACAAAAAACAGGTCAATCATGGTAGTATCTGACCATAATGAACCTGTTAGATGTAATGTTGAATCGTTAATTAGGTTATAAAATTAAAGCATTTACGTGCGTACAGACATATTAGAGGAATATCATACGGGAGTGATGAGGGTTAAGTTCTTTCAAAATGTGCCGCCCGTTTCATTCGGCACTGGGTGGGGGATAGCTAAATGAACAAAAGAAACCACATGGAGTATCAATCACATGTGGTCCTAACTAAATTAGTTTAAATCCATCAATCCCAAAAAAATCACACTAGTCAATCGGCCATGGCTCAATTGTTTTCACTGCACTTAACGGAATTAACAGTCGTGTATCATCATGATCTTCCTCAGGCATTATCACTATAGTATTGTTGAATGAATAATAACTAATATACATTCCTATTACATGTAAATTATCAAGAAATGTTATCTTAATATATTTATCTAAATAATTCTCCATAAAAATCTCTTGTTTTTCCATGATACCCCTCCTAATACTACAAGTAACTTCCATCTCAAGCCTGCAAACAAATTTCCGTGTCCAAAGCTGAAGTACAAGAGAATTGTCATCTCTCATTTTAATCATCTTTCAGGTAATCATGTTCATTAATGGAGCCAACGAGCTATAGTTTTTATTGCACTTAGCGGAATGAAAAGACGTGCATCATCATCTTCATCTTCTGGCACTATGACTATAACATTGTTAGAATAATAATAATCAACATAAGTTCCCGTTACATGTAAGTTATCAAGAAATGTTATCTTGATAACTTTATTTATGTAACCCTTCATAAATATCTCTTGATTCCCCATTAAAAACCTCCTAAATAATATCTGGTTTCATGTCGTCAAAAAAGTATATTCCTTCGTTTGTCCAAACTTGAACGTCATATCTGAACGGTTTGTCTTCAAAATAATTGTACAACTTATTACTTAGATTGATGATATCTATTATTTCGAAATCAACATTGTCAAATGTTAAATCGTATATAACAACATCTGCCCCTTGCTTCTCTATCCCTTCTTTAATTGCATTAAATGCACTACTTAGTTTGAACTTACCTGTTTCAGGAAAAGCTGTCTTTAATTCAACCTTGTAATAGCCGTTTATTAAAAAATCATATTGATTTGATATACCCTTAGCCTCTGGGTTTAGATAAACATCTTTCCCCATTTCTAACAATAATTCAACGACATATTTCTCATGTTTCTTGTTTTCTTTATTTAATTCTTTTTTTTCTTTATTGGTCTTATAAGTCAATAATCCCCTACATACAAATGTGTTATCTGGATGATATTCTGAAAAAGTTATTCCAAAAA of the Paenibacillus pedocola genome contains:
- a CDS encoding BlaI/MecI/CopY family transcriptional regulator, translated to MDMKLTNWEELQSGLFRNTCAEQPDGEEATMLHEANTTFYAKVPQEIRRCFFLDGNAVNVLLELVSWGMLDRGRKRGITEWYAINQQVMALHLGLSENTVCSKLKELQKKQFIEVQRRGRRNFYRLNTALNPYLVLSEAIHGFIRHVYTKSNYDVVLEQMEDLEKEVYRDKQDLFREAVVTAVLPTIKHKDFYESYAKRIQQDIRNAATNEMGMLSLVNYHSIILDLCTELSNKIERQAQLLDGTAS